The window AACAACGTACGCGTACGTGTGCAAATTTCGTTTCTCGCATTTATTAATGAGCAGTAATTGACTATACGACACGCCGCAGTTGTACGTCGATTAGTCGCGCGTCGAATATtatgagaaaaaaacaattcgaaattttgaacatttttgtCGCCCCTCtctttttttattcatttatttatttcctgaatatatgatatataaacTGATGCAAAATAACAGCAGGGTAACACGCATTTTCCGACACATATCAGGTAGGTCCATTTAGCTTGGAAGTTAAGCAACGGTGGCCTGCCTGTCTGACTTGGGTACCTTATTAGGTTTTTTCCTTCAACGCTATCCGATATCGACACTGCTACAATACATGCGATTTTACTGATTGCTTTCGaattaataaacctatattcatttatttatttattcgctTATTTACTTATTCATCCGTTGATAAATAATTCCTCATAATTTAGGCCCTAATTCGCTTACGTAATTGCGACTGCGCGGGTTCAAATTGGCCGTTGATTAATTCAGTTTAGTTAGCGCGAAGATATGTGATCATATCATCGTTTCTATGACAGACATCGGTGTGTAATAATAGGGATGGGAGATGATAGCCTATGGCATGGCATGTGAGCAAAAAACGATCACGGATATCGGCGTACATCGCTGTGGTGAGGGAAggtagtatttatttacatcGAACGAAACGCGTCGATCGCGGCCGCCGGCTGCTCCCGGCGCTTCACTTCCTTTATTCAAATAGCCGGCCGACCAATCGGCGCCCGACTATGCGAGCCAATCGCGTTCGCGCAGCGCGCCGACCGAGCGTCGATAAACCGGCCGGCGACACTTTAGTCGTACTATTGTAACGTTACATCGTTCGCTCTAGTTGATCGTCGATCGCAATGGCCCGTACGAAGCAAACCGCGCGTAAATCCACCGGAGGAAAGGCTCCACGCAAACAGCTGGCCACCAAGGCGGCGAGGAAGAGTGCCCCGGCCACCGGCGGCGTGAAGAAACCCCATCGTTACAGACCGGGAACCGTCGCACTGCGTGAAATCCGTCGCTACCAGAAGAGTACCGAGCTGCTGATCAGAAAGTTGCCGTTCCAGAGACTCGTTCGCGAGATCGCCCAGGACTTCAAAACCGATCTGCGCTTCCAGAGCTCCGCCGTGATGGCCCTGCAAGAGGCGAGCGAAGCTTATCTCGTCGGCCTTTTCGAAGATACGAACTTGTGCGCAATCCACGCTAAACGCGTCACCATTATGCCCAAGGACATCCAGCTGGCCAGACGTATCCGCGGTGAACGCGCCTAGGTCGGACGACTATACGCGTCGTCGCATAATTGTAGACAACACTTACGGTCCTTCTCAGGACCACTTAAAACTCCCAGAAAGAGCCGGTGTGTTTTGCCTGCCTCGCCTCGCTTTTGCTTCCCCTCGGTTCCTCTTGCATTATTGAGAAATTGGCgacaagaaaaaacaaaaaaaaaaatcaatcactCGCCAATGCAATAATGCTACGTATTTATTAGGATCGCGTCGGTTGTCGTGCCTGTGCGCTGTGCGGGCCTCcgtttaaaaatatttatacTCGGCCCGTTGTATGTAGTAGGCACGTGGTGATCGTTTGTATTACTAGAAAACGCGAACGTGtttcgtttctttttttgttggtCCGGCCGCCGATTGTAATCGATTATTATTCTTCGCTGCATTTGGCGCACGAAACAAGACGCCTCGGGTGAACCCGATGTCAAACCTATGTTCGGTCGGTTTTGCCGTGCCGCGACTATTGCGACGTCGGTTCGCGCAAAAACGATCCATCTTTTTCCCCGGCTTGCTGTCTCGCTGTATTATATACGATCTGTTCTGGCAGAATAAATGATACGGAATGGTGAAATTCAGAGCGCCCAAAACTATGCGTCGACTGATAAATCGATACAAAACTCAACATATAGAATTCCTTAGCCATACGAGCCGAAGCATCAATCGCCGGTTTTAACCGCACTGAATCAATCCTCTTGAGGAAACTGCATTCGTGTTGGTGTGTTTTAAGTTTTTCAGTCGTAAGTTTTTATCTTCCGCTTTTAATTGTCTAGCGACAAAAGTTTCGAGGAGTCGGCATTACTAGAAATCTTACGTCGGTTATCCCAGTTTTGAGCGTCGTATCGGCCCCCCTCGGTCGCCTAAGACGACAGACAGGCTGCGTGCGTGCTGCGTAATCAGGATTATTAGGGGGTGTCTGTCTGGTGGTCGTGCCACAAATTCCCAAGGCCATTTGTTTCCGAGGTTGTAGGCGTTCAAATTGCCATTCTCATTTCGATCCGAGTATAATATTATACGATACATAATATCAGAAGACAATTTGTTGCCGTTTCAAAGTTTGGCCCGAGATTTTATCATTCGACATTTCATCGTTCATTCAAACGGGTATCGGCCTAGTGCGCCGCGTACGAACATGTTTGTGGTTGACATTTTTTCTCGGCAGTTTAATAATgcatttcataaaatttcaattgcatTTTCTCGAAAATTGATATATACGCACACGGAGATTCGCGCTTGTTGCTCTCTGCCCCTCAGTCGGTTAGTTATAGCGCGCTATTTAACAAATAAATACAGCGCGTCACATTCTATGTAATCGGATATGTATCGTTCTTCAACGGGACTCGCATGTTTCATGTGTAGGCGCGCGTATTTCTTTCAgtcatttttttcaagtaACGAAGACAACGACCCGGACAAAATCAAGAAGAAACCAGTCACAAAATccacaaaacaaataaataaaccaacaaaaacgaaacaaaaaatcAACGCGTACTACATACATATAGACAATAATTACGTACGACGAGTCGAGTCCTCGGTCGGTACGGTACGCAGGGTAAAAGGCGAAGCAAAGCGAGGCGACGGGAAAGCgcaaaaactggccctttCTAGGAATTTGAAGTGGTCCTGATAAGGACCGTTGGTTGATGCCCGATGGCGTAGGTACACACGCGCGCACGTAGCGCCGTTTACTTCGACCCGGTGTACTTGGTGACGGCCTTCGTACCCTCGCTGACGGCGTGCTTGGCCAGCTCTCCCGGCAACAGCAGTCTGACGGCGGTCTGGATTTCCCGACTGGTGATGGTCGATCGCTTGTTGTAGTGCGTCAGGCGTGACGCCTCGGCGGCGATCCTCTCGAAGATATCGTTGACGAAGCTGTTCATGATGCTCATGGCCTTCGCGGAGATTCCCGTGTCGGGGTGAACTTGCTTCAACACCTTGTAAATGTAGATGCTGTAGCTTTCCTTTCTTCTCTTCCTCCTTTTCTTGTCACCGGTGTGAGCGGCTTTAGCCTTGGTGGCTGCCTTCTTGGCACCTTTGCTTGAAACTTTCGGCGGCATGACGACTGTGCGTTAGCGAATGCGAAATAACACCggcgcagcagcagcagcagataaAAAAGACAAACGCGCAGAGCGCGTTTTTAATGCTCGAGAGTGGTGGCCACTCTCCTACATTCAGGACGCGTAGGTGCATTATTAATTGCTTGATATGATGATAGATATATGAATTGAACTATTATGAGATGAACTAAGGGGGATGTGGGTGGTGTGATATTTGTGTGGATGTGAAGTTACTGGTGGAAGGATTCAAGCAAAGGTGCATACAGAACGGACAGTTATTACTGTTTAGGCGTTTTTATTTGGTTCGGTCCTTATCAGGAGTTTGTTAGTGATTAGTtataacagttttttttttttttttttttttttttctttttaatatatgtatatatatagtctttaaattcaatttaatgttATGTACACAAAAATAGAAGTTTTCTAGTGATTTTCCTCCGTTAAGGGGAGTCGCGAATACTTTGTCTATTACTATATACAAAGCTTATAATGTACATTTCTTAGATATGTTAATAAGAGTATATAGTTTTACTGCATATAGTTCGGTTCACGTGACGTGTTGTGTAAGGAGTAGCGACCTAGATACGGGCTACCTATATAGTTCGTGTAACACAAAGAAATCTTCCATTCAATTCTCCGACTACGCGGGTGTCGGTTCGTAGTAGAGTACACGCTATAGAGTTATAGAATTGACTTAAACGCTTCCACGATGTCTGAAGACGGCCATGGACTCGAAATATCGTAAAAGACACTCCTTAGTATCGGGTTATTTCGGTTGGAATTTAGGTAATTTTTCGTTAAGAGTTTAAAGCGCTGTTCGACAGTTTCTATTCGAGCTTGCTTATGTAGGTCTGCCGTTCTTGTATAGCGCGGTCGGCCTAGAATGATTCGTAAACATTTATTTTGGTGTATTTGAAGGCGGTCTAACTGACTACATGGGCAAGTTACCAGTATCGGAGCTCCGTATTCATAGATTGATCGAATGAGTAATTTAAAAGCAGTGAGTATGTATTCCATTTTTACGCGGTTTCGTTTCAAAATAGCTAGTATTCCAATTCTTTTATTTGCCTTAATTAATCTCTGTTATTTCCAGATTCCAGCGTAGATTAGACGAAAAAGTAATTCCGAGGAATTTGGTAGAATTTGATAGCGGTATTTGTTGGCCGTGAACAGTGTGCTCAGTGTATGGGTCGGTATTTGTTAGGCGACTAAAATGTATACTAACACATTTAAGCGCGTTTACTTTTAGCCTCCACATGTCACTCCATTGGGTTAGTTTTGCGATCACCTCCAGTCGGACGTGATCCGGAACCATCAACATCGTCGCCGGTTGTCCTTGAAAAATCCAGAAAGCGTATATCTCCTAGTGAACACTTTGTTGAGTTTGTTCGCGGGAAGCTGTCACGGACACAAACCAAACAGCAAGAGATGCTATCTTCGCCTGTTCTGAGGAAAGATACAGCAACTACGTATGCTGACGTCGTTGCGGTACCACCCgctgaaaatacaataaatcATACATCAACTATAGAAGAACCTATAAGTACGGACTCTGTATCCCGAAAGCGACCGGCGTGTGAGTCGCCATCAGACGCCGGCCAAAGACAAACAAAGTTCCGTCGGACCGACGAAAATATATGCAGACCAATAATTGCTACGAGAGTAGCGAAATACATGAACGAACCGACCTTTATAAGGACTCTAGTTAAGGAAATCCCCAACATTAAGATTAAATCCATAAAACGACTCATGTCCGGGGATTACAGAATCAACCCAGAATCTTATCGCgacatgaaattaattttaaattcaaaagatACAACTTTTTCAAACTACgacatttcatttcacaaGTTGGAGAAACCGGCAGAGTTCATCGTAGTAATTAATAATGTTGCCGAATATAGCGAAAGAGATATAGATATTGCACTAACTGATCACTCAATAACACCGAAATATATAACGAAAATGAAATCGGCGTTAACGAACAAAACAACCGACAATTTGCGCTAACTGACAAATCAGATTATAATTTCCTAATAACTAACGGCTTAGAAATTTTCTCCGGGGTAAAGAAAAGATGCGTCGCGTACAGACGCGCTCCGAGTATTCTACAATGCAGAAAATGCCAAATGTTCGGGCATAACCAATATAGGTGCACAGAAGAAAACGCGATCTGCGCAAAATGCGCAAAGTACCACCCAACACACGAGTGCTCCATTAAAGAAAATTTCGTCTGTTCAAATTGCGGTGGAGAACACCGAACGTTTGATAAAGCTTGCACTTTTGTGCAAGAGCAAATACAAAAACAACGCGAGAGATCTAGATCGAGATCAAAATCAAACTCTAGACCCGTTAATACGAAAGAACGAAGAAAGCCCGTGCCAACTCCACGTAAGAAAAAGCAAAATTTACCTCAGAAACCCATTCCGTCGGAACAAAATAAAACCCAACCACCAATTCCGAAACGCAGATACTCCCTAGATAAACTAAAAGAAACACCGCCATCGAATAAACTTATTACACTAAATGAAACGTCATTCCTATCGCTAATAGCCGACATAATTTACAGAGTTCGTATGAATAAAGAGAACAGCTTATCTGACATCTGTGCGAGGATTAGCGAAAGCACACTAGACCACACCTATTTAAAAATCAGTGGTAAAGATATATATGATTACACAATCGGCAAAAACTCACACCGGCTGAGTAAGATAGAAATAACGAGACCGTTATCTGCTAGCGATATAAATCTAGCTAAATAGAATCGTAAGCgatgtattgattttaatCTAACACATTAACTTACTTTTAAACAATTATTTAACATGGCTAAGTCTACTCTGAATATATGTTATTTAAACATAAACGGCGTGAAACAAAAATTGCCAGAAGTAACTGAATTacttttgaataaaaatatcgACATTCTTTTCGTAGCCGAAACTAAATGCAAAACGATAAATTTTAATCCGAAAAATTATAAGAAAATCCATAAGCGGAGGACAGGAAAATCCGGAGGGGGTTTAATGGCTCTATACAACCGTGACCTGTTTATCGAACAACTGACTTTTAATTTTAACAGCGACTCAACTGAATATATAGCTTTATCGGTGAAAAATAACGATAACAGTACTTTCAATGTCATAGGGGTTTATTGCCCACCTGCGAAAATTCTCGAACCACAATTTGTAGATGTCATTGAACGATCgaatcaaaattttttcattttgggtGATTTGAACGCTAAACACCCGATACTCGGTAACCGTACGCCTAATACAGCCGGAATTAATCTAACGAACATTATTAATACGCACGGTCTCGTTTCATTAAATACAAAAGACCATACCTATTATGATTACCGCGTGAGAGGATACACTGATATTCTAGATAGAGCGCTTTGTAGTTCGCTTTGTAGTTCGCACATATTCCCTAAAGTAAACTCTTTTCATGTTTGCGATAGCGATCATCGATAGTGATCACCgaccaattttaataaatatttCTACGCGTCCGAAAGTCATCGAACGCGAACTATATACCGACTTACTGTCTACGAGAAATATCGACTGGTCAAAATTCCACGACAACGTATCTGACAAGCTCTCAACGATCGATACAACAAATCTAACTACTAACGAGCAGGTGGAAAATACTTACAgcaaaatagaattagaaataattaacgaaattaaaagacaaaatagcatggaaaataataaaagatcgAAACGAGTTGACCGCTTACCTCGTAATATAGAATTAATAATTAAACGACGACGTTATTTAAAACGAGAATACGTTAAAACGCGTCACacttattcaaaatcacaATATAATAGATTAACtcttgaaattagaaaacttATGCGAGACCACAAAAATAACAAGACTAAAAAACTACTAGATGACATAAATACATCGAATCCGAACTCGAGTAAATTCTGGCGAGGTATTTAAAACATTAACGGTAACGTTGATAAAATAAGTATTTCGAATTTAGCTTATAACGATCGAACCGCGAGTAACGATAAAGATATCGTCGAACTATACGCCGACtttttattcgacgtttttcaAACGCCTATTGATCCAAACTTCAGCGATCAACATAAACGTTTCGTAGAAGAATCCAATAGAAACTTCGTATACGAAAATACTGAAGAAGACACGGGTCATATATTAAACGAAACAATTACTGAACTAGACATAAAACGCTATATCAAACGGTTGATACTTAATAAAGCACCCGGAGAAAATAGAATCACGAACGCGATTATTAAAAATTGTCCTCCGATATTTTTAACCCACCTATGTCACATTTTTAACTACTGCCAAAGAAATGGCTACTATATATCATTCTGGAAGTCTGCGAAAATTACTATGATTCCAAAAGCCGGCAAAGATGCTACACTTTGCAAAAATTTGCGTCCTATTAGTTTAACCAACTCGATCggcaaaatttttgaaaaaatcatgaaCAATAAATTAACAGATTACTTAGAAAAAACCAACTTCTTTACCGAAATACAAGCTGGTTTTCGAAAAGGACATTCGACCATAgatcaaatattaaaaatgtctcatgaTATCGCTAAAGGCCTAAAACGTCGGCAATGCACGCGTGCTACATTTTTCGACCTAGAGAAAGCGTTCGATAAACTTTGGCACGACGGAATTATCTACAAAATCAATCACTTATCTATCCCAAACAACTTTAAGCTCTTGTTAAAAAATTATCTACAGGGTCGAACTTTTAAAGTCGCAAACGAAGGATGTATCAGCCAGCCACGGCAAATAAACGCTGGAGTCCCTCAAGGAGGAATTTTCTCGCCGACActttttatcatctatataaACGATTTTCCTTCAGATGTAATTAAAACTAGTCATTATAGTCAATCGTCATTGTTCGCAGACGATATGAGTCTATGGAACACGCACAACgtgaaaattaaaacaattgaaaatctGCATCAAAAATCGATAGACAAACTAACCCAATGGAGTGACATATGGAGACTAAAAGTAAACGCGCTTAAATGTGTTAGCATACACTTCAGTCGCCAGATAAATTCCGACCCGTACACTGAGCACACTGTCCACGGCCAACAAATACCGCTATCAATTTCTACCAAATTCCTCGGAATTACCTTTTCGTCTAATCTACGCTGGAATCTGGAAATAACAGAGAGATTAATTAGGCAAATAAAAGAATTGGAATATTAGCTATTTTGAAACGAAACAGCGTAAAAATGGAATACATACTCACTGCTTTTAAATTACTCATTCGATCAATCTATGAATACGGAGCTCCGATACTGGTAACTTGCCCATGTAGTCAGTTAGACCGCCTTCAAATACACCAAAATAAATGTTTACGAATTATTCTAGGCCGACCGCGCTATACAAGAACGGCAGACCTACATAAGCAAGCTCGAATAGAAACTGTCGAACAGCGCTTTAAACTCTTAACGAAAACGTACCTGAATTCCAACCGAAATAACCCGATACTAAGGAGTGTCTTTTACGATATTTCGAGTCCATGGCCG is drawn from Tubulanus polymorphus chromosome 10, tnTubPoly1.2, whole genome shotgun sequence and contains these coding sequences:
- the LOC141912246 gene encoding histone H2B-like; the encoded protein is MPPKVSSKGAKKAATKAKAAHTGDKKRRKRRKESYSIYIYKVLKQVHPDTGISAKAMSIMNSFVNDIFERIAAEASRLTHYNKRSTITSREIQTAVRLLLPGELAKHAVSEVVRPRRVHRGYVWPAGCPWA